The Meles meles chromosome 6, mMelMel3.1 paternal haplotype, whole genome shotgun sequence genome has a window encoding:
- the LOC123944432 gene encoding 60S ribosomal protein L37a-like — protein sequence MAKRTKKVGIVGKYGTRYGASLRKMVKKIEISQHAKYTWYFCDKTKMKRRAVGIWHCGSCMKTVAGGAWTYNTTSAVTVKSAIRILKELKDQ from the coding sequence ATGGCTAAACGCACCAAGAAGGTCGGAATCGTGGGCAAATACGGGACCCGTTATGGTGCCTCCCTCAGGAAGATGGTGAAGAAGATTGAGATAAGCCAGCACGCCAAGTACACTTGGTACTTCTGTGACAAAACCAAGATGAAAAGACGAGCTGTGGGGATCTGGCATTGTGGCTCCTGCATGAAAACCGTCGCTGGTGGCGCCTGGACCTACAACACCACTTCTGCCGTCACAGTAAAGTCTGCCATCAGAATACTGAAGGAGTTGAAAGACCAGTAG